From Humibacter ginsenosidimutans, a single genomic window includes:
- a CDS encoding phosphoadenylyl-sulfate reductase, whose protein sequence is MTTSIPEQTRVRSPKRDEAELRAIAEAGARELGSLTGAEASAEEVVAWVAETVEVGAAAVACSMADAVLPHVVARSLPGVDVLFLDTGYHFLETRITRDEVARSIDVRVVDVFPEQTVAEQDAAYGKDLFARDPGLCCELRKVAPLKRSLSGYELWFTGVRRDEAPTRTNTPLVTFDDRHGLIKVNPLAAWSFDELLDYAGENSVPLNLLLSNGYPSIGCEPCTKKVAPGEDPRSGRWAGLAKTECGIHL, encoded by the coding sequence ATGACCACGAGCATCCCTGAACAGACACGGGTGCGATCCCCCAAGCGCGACGAGGCGGAGCTCCGCGCGATCGCCGAGGCGGGGGCGCGCGAGCTCGGCTCGCTGACGGGTGCGGAGGCATCCGCCGAGGAGGTCGTCGCCTGGGTCGCGGAGACCGTCGAGGTCGGCGCGGCCGCCGTCGCGTGCTCGATGGCCGACGCGGTGCTGCCGCACGTGGTCGCACGGTCGCTGCCCGGCGTCGATGTGCTGTTCCTCGACACCGGCTACCACTTTCTCGAGACCCGGATCACGCGCGACGAGGTGGCACGCAGCATCGACGTGCGCGTCGTCGACGTCTTTCCCGAGCAGACGGTGGCCGAACAGGATGCCGCGTACGGCAAGGACCTCTTCGCCCGCGATCCCGGGCTGTGCTGCGAGCTGCGCAAGGTGGCGCCGCTGAAGAGATCGCTGTCGGGCTACGAGCTCTGGTTCACGGGCGTGCGCCGCGACGAGGCGCCGACGCGCACGAACACGCCGCTCGTCACGTTCGACGACCGGCACGGGCTCATCAAGGTGAATCCGCTCGCCGCCTGGAGCTTCGACGAGCTGCTCGACTACGCGGGCGAGAACTCCGTGCCGCTCAACCTGCTGCTCTCCAACGGCTATCCGTCGATCGGGTGCGAGCCGTGCACCAAGAAGGTGGCGCCAGGAGAGGATCCGCGATCCGGGCGCTGGGCGGGCCTCGCCAAGACGGAATGCGGGATCCACCTGTGA
- the cysD gene encoding sulfate adenylyltransferase subunit CysD produces the protein MRDPPVTAVDTATIARPRLADGALDALENEAIHIIREVVAEFDRPVMLFSGGKDSVLMLHLAAKAFWPARIPFPVLHVDTGHNFPEVLAFRDATVERLGLTLEVARVQDYLDDGRLFERADGTRNPLQTVPLLDAIRAHGHDAVFGGARRDEDKARAKERILSLRDEFGQWDPRNQRPELWNLYNGRHTPGQHVRAFPISNWSELDVWRYIEREGIELPSLYFAHERPVYSRDGMWRAVSTASPARDDEIVEVRRVRYRTVGDMSCTGAVESDAGDVTAVVREVAASTITERGATRADDRISEAGMEDRKKDGYF, from the coding sequence ATGCGGGATCCACCTGTGACCGCCGTCGACACCGCGACCATCGCACGGCCGAGGCTCGCGGACGGCGCGCTGGATGCGCTGGAGAACGAGGCGATCCACATCATCCGCGAGGTGGTGGCCGAGTTCGACCGACCGGTGATGCTGTTCTCCGGCGGCAAGGACTCCGTGCTCATGCTGCACCTGGCCGCGAAGGCGTTCTGGCCCGCGCGCATCCCGTTCCCCGTGCTCCACGTGGACACCGGACACAACTTTCCCGAGGTGCTCGCCTTTCGCGATGCGACGGTAGAACGCCTCGGCCTCACGCTCGAGGTGGCCCGCGTGCAGGACTACCTCGATGACGGCCGGCTGTTCGAGCGCGCAGACGGCACCCGCAACCCGCTGCAGACGGTTCCCCTGCTCGACGCGATCCGCGCGCACGGCCACGACGCGGTGTTCGGCGGAGCCCGCCGCGACGAGGACAAGGCCAGGGCGAAGGAGCGCATCCTCTCGCTGCGCGACGAGTTCGGACAGTGGGATCCGCGCAACCAGCGGCCGGAGCTCTGGAACCTCTACAACGGCAGGCACACACCGGGTCAGCACGTGCGGGCCTTCCCGATCAGCAACTGGTCGGAACTCGACGTGTGGCGTTACATCGAACGCGAGGGCATCGAGCTGCCGAGCCTCTATTTCGCGCACGAGCGACCCGTGTATTCCCGCGACGGCATGTGGCGGGCGGTGTCCACGGCATCCCCCGCCCGTGACGACGAGATCGTCGAGGTGCGGAGGGTTCGCTACCGCACGGTCGGCGACATGTCGTGCACGGGGGCGGTGGAGTCCGACGCGGGCGACGTGACGGCCGTCGTGCGGGAGGTGGCGGCGTCCACCATCACCGAACGGGGCGCGACCAGGGCCGACGACCGCATCAGCGAGGCCGGCATGGAAGACCGCAAGAAGGACGGGTACTTCTGA
- a CDS encoding sulfate adenylyltransferase subunit 1 yields the protein MTSTLFRFATAGSVDDGKSTLVGRLLHDSKSILADQWDAVTRASRQRGFGGGDRVDLALLTDGLRAEREQGITIDVAYRYFATDRRSFILADCPGHVQYTRNMVTGSTTADAVIVLIDVRKGVLEQTRRHLAVVQLLRVPHLLVAVNKIDLIGYDEGVFRGVEREVLAVASDLGIDDVDVVPVSALEGDNVVNASDNTPWYDGAPLLQLLETLEVIDEVENTLAPFRLPVQTVIRPQGALAPGLDPDAYHDYRAFAGQVASGSVRVGDEVTVLPAGVRTAVTGIDVASRALDIAVASQSVSLRLADEVDAARGSVIVAAGQEPELVSALTASLFWLDPRPLLPGARVLVKYGTTTVQAIVESLIGRRELETLDLVPAERLDINDIGTARVRLASPLPLLAYAEHRRAGAFVVIHPHDGATLAAGTVSPEAA from the coding sequence ATGACGTCAACCCTGTTCCGCTTCGCCACGGCGGGCTCCGTCGACGACGGCAAGTCCACGCTGGTCGGGCGACTGCTGCACGACTCGAAGTCGATCCTCGCCGACCAGTGGGATGCCGTCACCCGCGCAAGCAGGCAGCGCGGCTTCGGCGGCGGCGACCGCGTCGACCTCGCGTTGCTCACCGACGGGCTGCGCGCGGAGCGCGAGCAGGGCATCACCATCGACGTCGCCTACCGGTACTTCGCCACCGACCGGCGCAGCTTCATCCTCGCCGACTGCCCCGGGCACGTGCAGTACACCCGCAACATGGTCACCGGGTCGACGACCGCCGACGCCGTGATCGTGCTGATCGACGTACGCAAGGGCGTGCTGGAGCAGACGCGCAGGCACCTCGCCGTCGTGCAGCTGTTGCGCGTCCCTCACCTCCTGGTCGCGGTGAACAAGATCGATCTCATCGGCTACGACGAGGGGGTGTTCCGCGGAGTCGAGCGCGAGGTGCTGGCCGTGGCATCCGACCTCGGCATCGACGACGTCGACGTCGTGCCGGTGTCGGCGCTGGAGGGCGACAACGTGGTCAACGCCTCCGACAACACGCCCTGGTACGACGGCGCGCCGCTGCTGCAGCTGCTGGAGACGCTCGAGGTGATCGACGAGGTCGAGAACACGCTCGCTCCGTTCCGGCTGCCGGTGCAGACGGTCATCCGCCCGCAGGGAGCGCTGGCGCCGGGGCTCGACCCCGACGCCTATCACGACTACCGCGCCTTCGCGGGCCAGGTGGCGTCGGGATCAGTGCGCGTCGGAGACGAGGTGACGGTGCTGCCTGCCGGCGTGCGCACCGCTGTCACCGGCATCGACGTCGCCTCGCGCGCGCTCGACATCGCCGTGGCATCCCAGTCCGTGTCTCTGCGCCTCGCCGACGAGGTGGATGCCGCGCGCGGCAGCGTCATCGTGGCCGCCGGGCAGGAGCCCGAGCTCGTCTCCGCGCTCACCGCCTCACTGTTCTGGCTCGACCCGCGGCCGCTCCTGCCGGGGGCCCGAGTGCTCGTGAAGTACGGAACGACAACAGTGCAGGCCATCGTCGAATCGCTCATCGGTCGACGCGAGCTCGAGACCCTCGACCTCGTGCCCGCTGAACGCCTCGACATCAACGACATCGGCACGGCACGCGTGCGGCTCGCCTCTCCCCTGCCTCTGCTGGCCTACGCCGAGCATCGCAGGGCGGGAGCCTTCGTGGTCATCCACCCGCACGACGGCGCCACGCTCGCCGCGGGAACCGTGTCCCCCGAGGCGGCCTGA